The DNA sequence ATtaggatttaaattttaatatttttattttaaaattcaaattgtgaAATATGCACtggatttaaattattttggctaattcaaatttattttgtatgacaaatattatcttcaatcataaatataatatagtaaaactttgcccaataaaaaattaaaaaaaacaaaaacaaagattaatttttgtaaatcaaCTAAAAATAGGGACTAAATTTTGGAACGACATTCTgtcccaaataaaaaaaaaaaaaaaaaacacgtCCCAAACGCCGTCCCAAaatctttcaaaaaataatacgtTCGGTTTAAAAGTTACGTCCCAAATTGTCAGTAAGTCTGTTtcaaacttatattttaattattcatccAAAATGAAATTGGGACGACATTCCAtgccaaataaaaaagaaaagacatcCCAAAGGTGGTCCCAAAACCCGTCCCTAAGGATGTTCCAAACttatactttaattatttgtccTTCGGACGTGCTTTCGGACGGCTTCAATAGGGCGTCCCAAAAATCGTTCGAAATATTTTTCGACGGGATGTTTTAGGACGGACATCGTTTCGTCCCAAAAGTGTCCCAAATCTCGTCCCAAAAATGAAATGGGACGTCAATCTGTCCCCAAATTCGTCCCAATAAATCCGCTTTTTTGTAGTGTCAAGGTGGACTGAGGCATCATTTTAGGAGGATGAGGTCGAATATGTTCTAGTAGTTActacagaaaatgaaattccACCTTTACACGGTAAACGTTATAACCgataatgaataatttgcttataaataagaagaacaagaacaagaagatagttttaaaaatttatgaaaagaatgatgatgatgaacaAGCAATTGgacaagatgatgatgatgaaacaCTTGAACAAGATgatgattatttattgaacaaaatgtgtctcatttaattttttgagatgattattattatttattaatcatactatattttgttacaatgtttctcatttaaatatattcagaaaatattaaaaaaatagataaagtgatataattacataatgtataaaaatatatagataagggataaatttattttcttataaaaaagaaatatatataacttaaatttaaattacaaaaaaatagataatacaTAAGATATAcattctctaattttaataaaaaaaaagaaataacatcaaatttttttctcttcattctttctttataattttttttattttcttctcatttttccCCCTCTTCCGTCCCCCCCTTCCCTTCTTTTGTAGTAGGCCTGTAATTGGATAGGCAATCCCCCTACCTAGGTCCAAGCTCAAGCCCAAGCcctaataaaattcaattcattaatttatacttgGGCCTAGACTAgacccgacccgacccgagACCCGAGATCCAATGTATCTTGGACTCGGATCAACCCTATCAGACCCGGAACCGGTCCCAATTTTTtccctctctctttttctctgcTGCAATGCTACAGCCCTTCTTGGCCATTAAatttctatgtatatataaagtaaaaactGTAAAGCAAAAATTTCTTAAGgccataaaaaatgaattaagtggattatgtaaattaaaaaatttaagaaaataaagtaaaccactaataatattatatcccaacaatatatacatatacatgaAGTAAATAtgagagaaaattatttaaaaaatgttaaaagcAAATTGCAGAAATAGGTGGATTTTGattcctttaaaattttaagtggCACGGCGTTGACGctgcaaatattttatttttaaaaaaaaattatttcatggCACCACGATCTAAAATCGTGgtgccattttttttaataaaaaaaataaggctAAGAATCTtagcagaaattaaaaaaaaattatgatgaaaaatttaaaatttcgaATCTCTGTGAAACATTGACGAAAATGAACAAACTTGATCTCGTTGGAATTGTCTGGATAAGAGGATTCAAATGATGGTGGTCTCAGGTTGTGATTCATTTGGACGGCGAAGAAACGACGGCAAACAGCTTCAGCACAAACGTTCACGGCAGAAAtgcttcaaattttaagatctcaacaaatacttgatgaaattgaacCTACTCATCGAAAGATGCCCACAATCGGTTGCTAGTCTCTAAGTCCCTGCTTTGGCTGTGCCTTATCTTAGGCTTAGGCCATCAATCCAATTCTGAGCATCCATATAATACTGCTTATTTTATTCCCTTGCAAAGATAAAGACCAGATTTGTCCCACCCTCCTCTTCTGGGGATCTGACCCCCTTGATCTTCCTCTAGGGTTCGTGCTTTCATAAGCTCGCTCGTGCTATTTGACCTCGTCCTAGAAGATTCATACTAAATCTATGCCACCAGCTCGACGTCCTCCATCTTCTTCGAGAAATAGTCCCACTTATGATGAAATTGCAGCAGGAAATCCAGTATCGAAAGAAGTACTCGTTGCTCGAACTAGTGTTTTTATATTGGCTCCTTGGAATCCCCTTTCTTTGTGTGCCTATGGGGAATCTCATAAAGAATTCAAGTGAAGTGGTGGATATCATTCCTGACAGGTTGAATACGTTGTACTGATCGGACTAGGCAGCTGGCAAAGTCCTATGGTTTCTCTTTCTGTGCTTGCTATGAAGGTTTATGTGACACACATAGACTTGAATGCATGAGACACGGAAAGCCTTTCTCGCTCGTATCGAAGACCCACTCTATCGCTAGTCGCCTTGGACACCAAGAAGGTTCAATACAACTTCCGGACATCCGATACATACAGAAAGGAGGAAAGAAAGCCACAGGCAGCCAATCCCCGGCCCATGTTTAGGGTGGGATCTATACACACCCTTTTGAAATGCCTTTTATAAGCGCTTTTGATAGCGTGTCTAAGGTATTGTGATAGCTAAGTTAACTCGCTTTCCTTCCATTATGTAAGGGGTAGGGAGCTCGACCGAATATCGTCCTGTAAAGCCAGGGCAAGTTAGATGAAGAAGATGGCTCCATACGGGATATGGGTGCTGTTTGTTGAGAAATATTAGAGAAGAAGCGCGCATTCGCGCTACCAAAGAGCGCATAGAGGATTTTGAGGGGAGGCAGCACGCGCTGCGGGTGGAGCAGGAAGACCTAATTGTGCATGCTGTCCCCCGCGGTCACCGAGGAGACTAGAAGAGTCTGTCGACTCTTTTTCTAGAAGATTCAAATAAGTAGTCCGTCGACGCAAAGTAGTGTGTTTTAATGCACGGCTTTCTCTGTctttgtttggttttctttgttgtgTTTGCATGTATGGGCCAAAACCTAGTCTAAAGTGTTCAATGCTTAtgttataataaatactttttcgtAAAAACATGGCTGGCTACATTCAAGTATAGCCAAAGAAAGATGAGACGGGACAGACGGTCAGAGGCCGCAGCAGGACTACCACTTGGGATGGGAATGGCTCAGCCCACATGCATCATTTGATGAAAGCACTCCAGTCCGATCACCTCCTCGAAGTGGTTTGTCAATGCTAATTATATCAATGGTATGGCAGGCGGCAAAGGCACTTGGCTAGTTACTTCTATTGATAGCACAGTCTTAGTTCAAACCAGGGAGAACTTGAATCCAGCTCTAGTTCTAGATCCTCCGAATCCAGTGATAGAATGCGCTGCTTTTGTGCCAACCTTCTCGCCGAGAAGCTAGAAGGAATCAGTTTGAAAGGGTGGCGAAGTGACGGATGAAATTCCTTTTTGTAGTTCACAGGCACTCCAGGTAATCAATCGTGGGTTGGGCAAAGGGCCACTTCTTTCCTCGGTTAATAGGTCTTATCCGCTCTTGTCGACTCTTCACTCATGCTTAATGTTGTTTTCATTTGATTGACGTGTGTCCTTTGTTCTAAGTTGGTGCTCGCACCGATCTGTTAGCAGCACACCATCCCACCATTCATTAGTCCTATCTTATCAACCGTATTCCTCTTTTTGATTCCGCCTGTTACCTCTTACTGGATATTGCATTTTCTCGAAGAGCGTATAGCTGAAAGCGATAGACCGACCCTACCAACAAGATAAAACCAGATAAATAAAGAGCTCATTGGCTACTTAACGGACGAAGAAGTCACGACTGGCATGGTAAGCCCCGGAAAGATAGAATTAAGATGTAGGATCAGCTTAATATTATACCATAAGCAAGCATTTCTGAAGGAAGCATGTGTTCAAAGAGCTAGGGACGCACCTTAGACTAGTTGAAAGCTAGTTGGAAGAAGAGAAGCAAGCGGGGAATAGACAAGGTAGGCGCTAAGAGCAAGGAGAAAAGAAGTCAAGGACTAAGGCCCCAGCCTATCCTCAAGCGAGGTCGAAGGCTTAGCCAATCAACTTGAATCGGACTTCCAGCTAACAATAGGCAAGGTAGTAGGAAGCAGGATTTCTTACAAACTGATAATAATACCCTCGTACTAGATGCTTTGAATAGAACTAGTCCCTCTTAACCTTCTAAAGCCGTTCGGTCCCTTTCAGGTCCTTCTCTCgattttttctcttcaaaCAAGCCACCGGATTCAGTACCAATCAATGGTGGATCCTCAACTTAGACAGTTGAATTTGGGTATGAATGGAAGGAAGTTCGCTTCTAGTAAGTTGAATATGGCTCGGTGCCTAGCACTGATCTCTCGATCGTTTTGGGACATTGTCTTTGGTCGGGCGATGTCTCTATCGATGGAAAAAGGCTGACAAAGGGTATTTTGTTTTCGCTCCTTACGTCGTAAGCCTTGAGTGTTCTATTTCTACCTGCGTATTGAGGTCAATTTCACCAGTTTCCGTTGCTAACTAAATGATGACGCACCCCTTCCTCGCTTTAGTGAATACTACGATATTATGTTGCATCAGAGAGAGGAGCCCCAACAACTGGATAGAACTTTCCTCCCCATCTTTCTGGTATCTACCAAAAGACAGGATGTATTCCGACGAAATGCTATGGATTCTAGGCGGACTATAATGAGGAGGACGACAGACCCATCCcatcaaaaaggaaagaacCAATCTTATGGATTTTGCACCTTCTAACATAAAGAGTTGATCATTCTCCTCGCACAGAGCTAAATAAGGCAAGTCCGGACTCTAGCATCTATAGCTCATAACTCATAGCTGCCAACCCGAACATCTAACTCATAGTCCAAGAGGGATAGAGCAGTAGATCAGCTTACTCTATTCTTCCTTGCAATCAGAATAGCGCCGACCGGACCGGGTCTTGGCTTATAGACAGGCTTTCAGCCGGGTCTTCAGCCGCTCTTCTCTCCGATAGATGTCAGCTTCGAGCTTCTTCTTCGAATCAGCTCTCGCCTCCTCGATCGGGGGAGGTTTCCCGAGTTGAATAAAAGACTGATTCAAGATAAAGACCTGAGGGCATTATCTTGAGGGGGCAACTTCCTAGGATTTTCTCACTCTCAACCGTCACTGAAAAAGACTTGAAGGTCAACTATAAGGGGGGGTTCGTCAAGGAGCCTTAAATGGCAAAAAAACAACTAACTAATTCAGTAAATGATGGTCGAGAACACCTTAGCTCGGTCTCCACGAGAGTATAGAATGCAAGCAGAAGACCAGGTAATAATCCCAAGGCGTCCGTAGGGGGTATGAGGGAATCTATATGATGATGGAGATCCTAGGCACTTTAATGGGCAGCGAAGGCTACGAGACGGCGgccataaaaaaaagaaaataacatcaaattttttatttctttataatttttttattttcttctcatttttccCCCTCTTCCCTTCTTTTGTAGTCGGTCTGTAATTGGATAGGCAATACCCCTACCCAGGCcctaataaaattcaattcattaaattatacttgGGCCTAGACTCGACCCGAAACCCAATGTATCTTGGAATCGGATCAACCCTATCAAACCAGGGATCGGACCcaattttttccttctctctcgctctctctctctctactacAAATGCTGCCCTTCTTGGCCATTAAAtttctatgtatatattaagtaaaaacTGTAAAGCAAAAATTTCTTGGGgccataaaaaatgaattaagtggattatgtaaaataaaaaatttaagaaaataaaataaaccactaataatattttatcccaacaatatatacataatacatGAAGTAAATAtgagagaaaattatttaaaaaatgttaaaagcaaattgcaaaaatagGTGGATTTTGATTCCTTTAAGATTTTAAGTGGCACCGCGTTGAtggtacaaatatttttttttaaaaaaaaaaaaatctttcatGGAAGATCTAAAATCGTGGtgccatttttttaataaaaaaaataaggctAAGAATCTTagcagaattaaaaaaaattatggtgaaaaattcaaaatttcggATATCCGTGAAACGTTGACGAAAATGAACAAACTTGGTCTCGTTGGAATCATATGGACAAGAGGATTCAAACAATGGTGGTCACAGGCCGTGATTAATCCTGACGGCGGAGAAACGACGGCAAACAGCTTCAGCATAAATGTTTACGgcagaaatatttcaaattttaagatctcaacaaatacttgatgaaattgaacaAGGTTGGTCTCCTTGGAATCGTCTGGACAAGAGAATTCGAACGGTGGTGGTCTCAGGCCGTGATTCATCCTGACAGTGGATAAACGGCGACAAACAGCTTTAGTGCGAATATTTCTGGTggaaaaatcttcaaatttcagATCTAAACAAATACTAGATAAAATTGAGCTAAGTTGGTCTCGTTAGAACCCTTAGGTTGAGGCAAGTCCAGTGGTGGTGGTCCGTGATCGTGGGTCACTCTAGTGGCGGCGAATCAACTGCGGGAAAGTGCGGTGGTGGTGTTAAAGCCCATTGTCCacagttaataaaatttgaaattgtttgaGGGGAAATGTTTGTCTTATCAAGGGGAGTCGAACGGTATGTTTGGTGGCCGACAACTCGCTGTGACGACGCCGAAATTTTAGAGAGAAGGTGCCGGTGGTTTTGAGAGCGACAAAGcagctttcttttttttttttttttataattacgaGGTAACATCAgttgtcttttttttcttttaattcaaaagtttCACCGCGTTCTTTGTTGGCGGtgacattaaatttaattttttttcaaattttcagcaACATGTTACGGTGCTGCCCATAtctgtaataaatcaaaatcctCCCtaattctgtaaattttttttgtatgttttaaataatttctactAAATATGATGAAATTGCATTGGTAGGTACGATGAAAAAGTTCCAACAAATTGATCTCTACAcatacaaatacaaaatttaaaagtgcAACCTatccaatataaaaaaaataaaataaaacattaagaACCAACTTCACTCCCTTTCTCCCTCCATAGTCTGCAACAATTGAGACTTCGTGACACCACCTATCATGAAAATGGAAATTGTCAAAgtagttaaaatataaaaatataaaaaccaaacgggtaaaagaaaacaaaaaggaaaacaactaTCAACCTTATATGTCATTACTTTAACCGTTATCTGTTTGAGTTTCAAACGGTTCCATATTATGAACAACTGCAATAGTCAAAAGATAATagacaataaattatattaataaatacaagattAACCATATTAAagatgtatttaattttacttacaTATTTTGGGAATTGATCCGATCCAATCATCAGCTACTATCAATGCTTCTATTGCATCTGGAAGCAAACACATACGTGATTCATCAATAATACGACCACTGACACTAAATGCCACCTCTGATGCAACGGCAGTAGTTGGAACTGTCAAAATGTCACGTGCTATCTTTGCCAATACAGGTAGTCTAAGTCTATTGGTTTTCTACCAATCCATAGTCATTTTTTTCCCACTCGatcattttcaaatcaatctcACAAACATCAGGAAAAAATACATTCGAAGTAGGATACTTGCGACAGCTAAAGTGATAAGTAGCTCCATAAAAGAAACCCAGAAATTTTAGTGCAATGAGATGGGATTTTTCTTAGTGTAAAACACTTGCTCTTTTCTTGAGGTGGCATCGAAAGCAGCGGCGGCAGCGGTGGGTTGGAGAGGGATTGAGCAGCTTGGAGATCGGTCACGACTCACGAGACGAGAGAACGAGAGAGCAGAGCGATGTGACCTGtatgaagagaaaaaatttgGGGATAGGTTCGGGTAAGAACGGTTAGAGCGGGTCTTTTACCCGACCCAAACctaatcattttaatttaatgggTTGGATCTGTGTCTGGGcctgatttaaaataaaggacGGCCTATTTTGCagcaattttctttcatttgtctcttatttctcttttattttctctcatttCTCTCCTCCACTTCTCACTTCTCACACCCTCCATCATTCTTCTCTCACCCACCACTACTTTCTCTTGCCGTCCGCTAGCACAAAcgttttctcttctcttctttgtattttcttaagctatattttttttttagttttggtAGATgagttattaatatttttatacttttgtttctttctttaacaaatgtcaatgaaaattaaaattttcaagtatttttttttttaagatggTTATTTTGACATTGTATTGTTGTAAATGTTGATATGTTGTAGATGTTAAAGATGGTTTATTTTGATGGtgtattgttttatattttggtaatATAGTGGTGTCCAAAAGCACCACATCTTATGTCCAAAAGCAAGTTGTAAGACCAGCTACGAATGCAAATAATAGTAGTAATACAACTAAACAATAAGTATGTAATTTCAACAGCTTGAGACGAGATATGATGTCTGGAATATGACTGCCCATCGAATCAAGACACACCAACAATGgccaaataaacaaaaaaaatacaagtaaccctcttatgatattgtaaataaacaaattaccttcctataataataataataattacctctctatatttttaaaaatgcaacAAATTACTCTCCATacatagggagataaattactgttattttttttatatgaatataatttactaatttacaatatcatagaaaaggaaattgcattaaacccgcCGAATAAAGCTGCCTCATGATTTGCAAAGGGGCTGAATAACTTAATTAGAAACAAATCTGAACTTAGTGTTATGCTGTTTCTCATATCAAAACCAAATAATCATTTACCTATCATGCAGATGCTGTAACAACATAAATTTACAACTCAATACAccacaaacacaaaaaaactTACCACccttaaagaaagaaatcacGATCTACAACACATCCTATTCTTCTCTGGGATTACTTGGGCTGGACCAGGAATAACAATCTTCTTGCCAGATAAAGACGCGGGATTGCCATTTGCTTGATCATCACCAGCAACGAGGTTTTTCTTGTTCACAATGTTGAAAATCTCTGTCAACACGGTTACGAATGCCTCCTCCACATTTGTCGCTTCCAGTGCTGAGGTTTCTAGGAAGAAGAGTCCTTCCTTTTCAGCAAATTCCTTGGCATCCTCCGTAGGCACAGCTCTCTGGTCCTCAAGATCAGTTTTGTTCCCAATCAGAATTATTACAATGTTTTTGTCTGCATGAGCACGCAATTCATCTAGCCAACGTGGGATGTGGTCAAAGGTCTGTCGTTTTGTTATGTCGTACACCAACATAGCCCCCACAGCGCCCCTGTAATATGCACTTGTAACAGCTCGGTATCTGTTCAAGAAACGAAGAGTCGTTAGAATGGCAAAAGTTATCACTTTTTCCAAATCTAGACATTAAGCAAGTCATGCAACATGTTACTAGAATACGAAGGCCAAAAgaagtataaaaatttacaaaaccATAATCCAGGCAAAAGTATAAActtgtttggagttgtttttttatagggTTGGAAGGTTTAAGGAAATTGAATTTAGGTTTTAGAAAGTTTGAAATGTGTAACAGGGATCCTGATGAACGCTAGGTATTGTTTACGGAGAGGTTTGAAAATGGATGACAATATGCTttgcatcatttttaaaaGCGACAAAAGTTACTGaaatatcaaatcatgtcttaataatggtgaaaataattgtttaaaatagattaaaaaaaatatttttttaaggagacaaaagttattataaatatcaaatcagcCAAATCAAGTCCTAATAGTAggtgttttgtaattttttatatataaataatataggaaGAGAGGTAGGATAGGTTTTGGGttgatttttgttgctttttatACGGAGAGTTTTGAGTCGATTATAACCAGTCAAAGcctttaaaatatcaattgtgATCCGTTTTGAAAACTGGccaaaaattgaaaccaaacaaagGGGGAGCCTGTCCAATAAGTTGGTCTTACACAATAGAGGTTGAAATAGTACAGAGGATTCTTATCCGATTACCTTAGAGGAAGCCACTATAAAGTAAATCAACTCTACTCGAAAATATTCCACAATTTTTTCAACGAATATTTCTCATAGACAATATGTCACTATGCACTAATGAATAAGGCAAATCAAATACATAAAGGAGAATAAGTTTGGGTTCAAAGCCTTCACAATACTCAATTGTTAAAGAAAACCAAATACGCCAAATTGTCGAGAaccataaattttttgagcCAAAATTTGCAgcagaacaaaagaaaaataagctCAACACACCATGTTACGCCAGCAAAATGTAACTGTTATTAGTTGATAGTAAACTGCGGGCTGAAAATGACTATGTATTCGAAGTCCTCCTAAGATCATTTATAATCTTCTGTCAGATTCAGACATAGGATCCTAATGAGTATCAGTCGCAGAAAACCGACCAAACAGTAGATAGGATCGTCACCAATTCCATCTATTCATCCCAACCAAACGGACATCGTCTTGGAACAGTTTGGCTCCAGTAATTAAGTGGGATTATAAATGATACCAATGTATTTGATTCTCTGTTTTCAAACTCGAACTTTTACAGCATCAGGTTCTAAACACTTATTTCTCATAGATCAACTCCTCCGCAATTAACCATAAATGGATGACAAAACCACAAAGGCAGCCTTAGATATGCAAATACAGATCAACTGCACCTCAAACAAACTAACATAGCTCTAGAGCCAAGAACTAAGGCTATCCACTTGAGCTCCTTGGAAACCTAAAACAATCCCAATTCACAATCTTAAAATGAGaccaaagcaagaaaataagagTTGGGCGCCTCAATTCCAACATCAATTCAAATTCTACGGCCTGAATATTATGCAACTAAACCGAAATCAGCGAATCAACGGAGAAGCAGGCTAATCCAGCAAAGATCAGCTACGAATTATTTCTCGAGACGAATCCCATCAGTTTTTTTCCCCACATGCAGACACTCATATTGCAGGTATCATCTCAACAAGCAAAAGCGAACATGTAAACCACAAACACAGCAGTATTTTACCTTTCTTGGCCGGCGGTATCCCAGATCTGAGCTTTGACGGACTTATGCTGTATAACCATAGTCCGGGTCTGGAATTCAACACCGATGGTGGCCTTTGAGTCCAAGCTGAACTCGTTGCGGGCGAAACGTGACAGTATTTGGGACTTGCCCACCGCCGAATCACCAATCAGCACCACCTTGAACACGTAGTCTACCTTCTGGCTCGCATCGCCATATCCTCCACTACTCGCCATTTCACTTCAAACCCAAGAAAGAAAGTTCCTCCCTTTTCCTCTGATGTGTGAGTGTTTACGTctgtggagagagagagagagaggaaatcAGACAAGGAAACGGCGGCGAGAATGGAGGAGATCAGATTCTGGCCGAAAGTAACAGTCCAAATGAGGTCTTATTCTTCAgtgaatttattgttatttattggCAGCGTTGAATGTCttcattgatttttcttatatttttctcctttcctctaccattttcaaatataaatctattactaaaaataaattaaaaatatttatatatatattttatatattatttaaatttagtttaaataaaacataataaacaATTCCCTAAAACTTCTGTAActcatcaataaaattataagtaataaaaacaaaaaaaatcaaacactCGTCTTTGAGCTATTTCgcatttcacttttatttttagtataatGATACTGCGGTTGTTGAGATCTAGAGCAATTATaggtaaattttttgtaatttgaataattatatctgttgtctttaatatttatttttgtgcacaaataaattcctttataagtcaaaactcaataaaaaaataaatagacatCTATATTTACTCTCGAAATGACTATTACTAACtcattgcaggtcaaataaatcatttataaCCAAACTACCATTACAAAGATGAAGATATAACTCATCACTATGGAGATATTGAGTTCAAAACCTATTGAGAACATGTGTAAGGGTGCATGCATGCGAGCgtaaaaattttttttcaaataaaaaaaatattcttaaaatcAAAACACTACCTTATCTTGATTGAATGGAATATATcttagaaataattacattcacATCCTTAAATTGTTGTCTGTTAATATAAACCACTCATGTCCTTTGCACATT is a window from the Sesamum indicum cultivar Zhongzhi No. 13 linkage group LG15, S_indicum_v1.0, whole genome shotgun sequence genome containing:
- the LOC105178293 gene encoding ras-related protein Rab11D, whose translation is MASSGGYGDASQKVDYVFKVVLIGDSAVGKSQILSRFARNEFSLDSKATIGVEFQTRTMVIQHKSVKAQIWDTAGQERYRAVTSAYYRGAVGAMLVYDITKRQTFDHIPRWLDELRAHADKNIVIILIGNKTDLEDQRAVPTEDAKEFAEKEGLFFLETSALEATNVEEAFVTVLTEIFNIVNKKNLVAGDDQANGNPASLSGKKIVIPGPAQVIPEKNRMCCRS